One stretch of Bosea vaviloviae DNA includes these proteins:
- a CDS encoding LysR family transcriptional regulator, with translation MSHLNDMALFVEVARTRSFRKAAEALGMPNSTLSRRISALEKAIGLRLLHRTTRKIELTEAGQLYYERSKRIVDEARLAHEQLGAMLEQPSGVLRVSLPVDFATLYLTPIIVDFAQSYPGITFEFDLTPRRVDLVTEPFDVAIRMGKLDDSGLIARLIGRHSRHLYASPGYIEASGEPAIPAGLAEHECICMPRFPSWTLQQGMNQVDIGVRGRFTLNSVGMIRTLAINHQGIALLPERIVAEDLAAGRLRRILPEWQGSSVTIHAVTETRLIPAKTQRFIEFLSARLMEA, from the coding sequence GTGAGCCATTTGAACGACATGGCGCTGTTCGTCGAGGTGGCGAGAACCAGGAGCTTCCGGAAGGCAGCCGAGGCTCTCGGCATGCCAAACTCCACGCTGTCGCGGCGTATCAGCGCGCTGGAGAAGGCGATCGGCTTGAGGCTCCTGCATCGCACGACGCGCAAGATCGAGCTCACCGAGGCCGGCCAGCTCTATTATGAGCGAAGCAAGCGGATCGTCGACGAGGCGCGGCTCGCGCATGAGCAGCTCGGCGCGATGCTGGAGCAGCCGAGCGGTGTCCTGCGGGTTTCGCTCCCGGTCGACTTCGCCACGCTGTACCTCACGCCGATCATCGTCGATTTCGCCCAAAGCTATCCCGGCATCACGTTCGAATTCGACCTGACCCCGCGCCGTGTCGATCTGGTGACCGAGCCGTTCGATGTGGCGATCCGCATGGGCAAGCTGGACGATTCCGGTCTGATCGCGCGCCTGATCGGGCGGCATTCGCGCCACCTCTATGCGTCTCCCGGCTATATCGAAGCGTCAGGCGAGCCCGCGATACCGGCAGGCTTGGCGGAGCATGAATGCATCTGCATGCCGCGGTTCCCGAGCTGGACCTTGCAGCAGGGGATGAACCAGGTCGATATCGGCGTTCGCGGCCGCTTCACGCTCAACAGCGTCGGCATGATCCGAACCCTGGCGATCAACCATCAGGGCATCGCCCTGCTTCCCGAGAGGATCGTCGCGGAAGATTTGGCCGCCGGCCGGCTCCGGCGCATCCTGCCGGAATGGCAGGGGTCGTCGGTCACGATTCACGCCGTCACCGAAACCCGCCTTATTCCAGCCAAGACCCAGCGCTTCATCGAATTCCTGTCCGCCAGGCTGATGGAAGCTTGA
- a CDS encoding alkene reductase, producing MEIPMDSLFTPVRVGRYTLPNRLVMAPMTRSRAGFDGTPGELATEYYAQRAGVGLIVTEGTQPSDDAQGYLTTPGIYTPAQIAGWRKITSAVHDKGGHIFIQLMHAGRMSHPDNTPHHRQGVAPSAIAPGTGMFTATGMQDIPTPRALTAEEVRQTVADFRHAARSAIEAGADGIEIHGANAYLVQQFFAPSANTRTDEYGGPIENRARFAIAVATAIAEEIGADRTAIRLSPGTAMWGIDEGAEGPDLYRHLVAELDKLGLAYLHIMHQGNEPLLADIRTLWHQSLILNRPGRPHDQIGADLASGSADLEAYGQLVLANPDFVVRLKANAAMNEADQNTFFGGAARGYVDYPALSA from the coding sequence ATGGAGATTCCAATGGATTCGCTATTCACCCCTGTCCGCGTCGGCCGCTACACGCTGCCGAACCGCCTCGTCATGGCCCCGATGACCCGCAGCCGCGCCGGCTTCGACGGCACGCCGGGCGAACTCGCCACTGAATATTATGCCCAGCGCGCCGGCGTCGGCCTGATCGTTACCGAAGGCACCCAGCCCTCGGATGACGCTCAAGGCTATCTCACCACTCCCGGCATCTACACGCCCGCCCAAATCGCCGGCTGGCGGAAGATCACCTCCGCCGTGCACGACAAAGGCGGCCATATCTTCATCCAGCTCATGCATGCCGGGCGTATGTCGCATCCCGACAACACGCCGCATCATCGCCAGGGCGTCGCGCCGTCTGCGATCGCGCCGGGGACGGGAATGTTCACGGCGACCGGGATGCAGGACATCCCGACGCCGCGCGCCCTAACGGCCGAGGAGGTACGCCAGACCGTCGCCGATTTCCGCCATGCCGCCCGCTCGGCGATCGAGGCCGGCGCCGACGGCATCGAGATTCACGGCGCGAACGCCTACCTCGTCCAGCAGTTCTTCGCACCGAGCGCCAATACGCGCACGGATGAATATGGCGGCCCCATCGAGAACCGCGCCCGCTTCGCCATCGCGGTCGCCACGGCGATCGCCGAGGAGATCGGCGCGGACCGCACCGCGATCCGCCTGTCCCCCGGTACGGCCATGTGGGGGATCGACGAAGGCGCCGAAGGACCGGACCTCTACCGCCACCTCGTCGCCGAACTCGATAAGCTCGGGCTCGCCTATCTGCACATCATGCATCAGGGCAACGAGCCGTTGCTGGCCGATATTCGCACGCTCTGGCACCAATCGCTGATCCTCAACCGGCCGGGTCGTCCGCACGACCAGATCGGCGCCGATCTGGCTTCGGGGTCGGCCGATCTGGAGGCCTATGGCCAGCTGGTCCTCGCCAATCCGGACTTCGTCGTGCGGCTGAAGGCCAATGCGGCGATGAACGAGGCCGACCAAAACACCTTCTTCGGCGGCGCCGCGCGAGGCTACGTCGATTACCCCGCCCTGAGCGCCTGA
- a CDS encoding SDR family oxidoreductase codes for MTGDFKLTQSPHSSIASDKTALADTAGSSATASRKVLVVGATGFLGAKILRNLAHDANAAVVAMSRKGAPSNESADIEWVRGDMMDPASLDRALRGVDVVVSSANSYMKGSLDTDFQGNKNLIEAATRANIGRFVFLSIVSSEAASAVPHFHAKKVAEDLIKASGVPYVFVRAPTFLDQSSDLIAKGAKAGRFLALGDKTTRWSYVLTDDLASYLAKAATFPGREINNQTIDVGWRDGPRSQQEIADLVSEVIKKRLTVRVMPWLVFRLLARPVKLFSELGHDLIQMFLFFKKGVYVSNIAKQEHFFGPAPTSRDAITRWAKGQHLIA; via the coding sequence ATGACCGGAGATTTTAAATTGACCCAATCACCGCATTCCTCGATCGCCTCGGATAAGACGGCGCTTGCCGATACCGCAGGTTCAAGCGCGACAGCGAGCAGGAAGGTCCTGGTCGTCGGCGCAACAGGATTTCTCGGAGCCAAGATTCTCCGCAACCTGGCGCATGATGCGAATGCGGCCGTCGTTGCGATGTCGCGTAAGGGCGCGCCCTCAAATGAGAGCGCCGATATCGAATGGGTGCGCGGCGACATGATGGATCCAGCGTCATTGGATCGTGCGCTGCGAGGTGTGGACGTCGTCGTCAGCTCGGCTAACAGTTACATGAAGGGAAGCCTCGACACGGACTTCCAGGGCAACAAGAATCTTATAGAAGCGGCAACAAGAGCCAATATTGGCCGATTTGTCTTTCTCAGCATCGTCAGCAGCGAGGCTGCGTCAGCAGTGCCGCATTTCCACGCCAAGAAAGTGGCTGAGGATCTGATCAAGGCCTCTGGGGTCCCTTACGTATTTGTCCGCGCACCTACATTTCTCGATCAAAGCTCAGACCTCATTGCGAAGGGTGCGAAAGCTGGCCGGTTCCTGGCGCTGGGCGATAAGACCACGAGATGGTCCTATGTTCTGACAGATGATCTGGCCTCCTATCTCGCCAAAGCCGCGACGTTTCCTGGTCGTGAGATCAACAACCAAACCATCGATGTCGGCTGGCGCGATGGCCCCAGGAGCCAGCAAGAGATCGCCGATCTCGTCTCCGAGGTTATAAAGAAACGCCTCACGGTGCGGGTTATGCCCTGGCTGGTTTTCCGCTTGCTCGCACGCCCGGTAAAGCTGTTTTCCGAGCTTGGGCACGATCTGATCCAGATGTTCCTGTTCTTCAAGAAGGGCGTCTATGTTTCGAATATTGCGAAACAAGAGCACTTCTTTGGACCGGCCCCTACGTCCCGAGATGCGATCACGCGATGGGCGAAAGGTCAGCATCTCATTGCGTGA
- the dusA gene encoding tRNA dihydrouridine(20/20a) synthase DusA: protein MMDWTDRHCRIIHRLMSRRARLYTEMVTAQAVIRGDRQRLIGFDDFEHPVALQLGGNDPVLLAEAARIGADFGYDEINLNCGCPSDRVQGGAFGACLMREPALVGDCVAAMKAAVSIPVTVKCRIGVDDQDPEEALDALTAAVRATGVDALTVHARKAWLQGLSPKENREVPPLDYERAYRLKEANPDLAITINGGIRAPEEWSRHLAHLDGVMIGREAYQNPEILLQVDPLLFGEAAPVADAFAMLEALEPHIAAHLERGGRLHAFTRHLVGLFPGQRGARLFRRHLAEHCVSAEAGLADLRAAAAHVSRYEDATVAAA, encoded by the coding sequence ATGATGGACTGGACTGATCGGCATTGCCGCATCATCCATCGCCTGATGTCGCGTCGCGCCCGGCTCTATACCGAGATGGTGACGGCGCAGGCCGTGATCCGGGGCGATCGCCAGCGCCTGATCGGTTTCGACGATTTCGAGCATCCGGTCGCGCTCCAGCTCGGTGGCAATGATCCCGTCCTGCTGGCTGAAGCGGCGCGGATCGGCGCCGATTTCGGCTATGACGAGATCAATCTGAATTGCGGCTGCCCCTCGGACCGCGTCCAGGGCGGCGCCTTCGGGGCCTGCCTGATGCGCGAGCCGGCGCTCGTCGGCGATTGCGTCGCGGCGATGAAGGCGGCCGTCTCGATCCCTGTGACGGTGAAATGCCGCATCGGCGTCGACGATCAGGATCCGGAAGAGGCACTCGATGCGCTGACTGCGGCGGTGCGCGCGACTGGCGTCGACGCCTTGACCGTCCATGCCCGCAAAGCCTGGCTCCAGGGGCTCTCGCCGAAGGAGAACCGCGAGGTGCCGCCGCTCGACTATGAGCGCGCCTACAGGCTGAAGGAAGCCAATCCCGACCTCGCCATCACGATCAATGGCGGCATCCGCGCGCCGGAGGAGTGGAGCCGCCATCTCGCCCATCTCGACGGCGTCATGATCGGCCGCGAGGCCTATCAGAACCCCGAGATCCTGCTTCAGGTCGATCCGCTGCTCTTCGGCGAGGCCGCGCCGGTCGCGGACGCCTTCGCGATGCTGGAGGCGCTGGAGCCGCATATCGCGGCGCATCTCGAGCGGGGCGGGCGGCTGCATGCCTTCACGCGCCATCTCGTCGGGCTGTTCCCGGGCCAGCGCGGTGCGCGCCTGTTCCGCCGCCATCTTGCCGAGCATTGCGTTTCCGCGGAAGCGGGGCTTGCCGATCTGCGCGCGGCGGCAGCCCATGTTTCGCGTTATGAGGATGCGACTGTCGCGGCTGCCTAG
- a CDS encoding PaaI family thioesterase, whose amino-acid sequence MPDIPPPQEEMARRIADSFAKQAFMTTLGARLVRISAGEIEIDLPVSTHLTQQHGFVHAGAVASIANSAAGYAALTTMPAGVGVLTAEFKINLLAPAAGERLLAKGKVIKAGRTLTLAMAEVFAISGGVPKLCAMLTATCMTIAGREGVSD is encoded by the coding sequence ATGCCGGATATCCCGCCCCCGCAGGAGGAGATGGCCCGGCGGATTGCCGACAGCTTCGCCAAGCAGGCCTTCATGACCACGCTCGGGGCGCGCTTGGTGCGTATCAGCGCCGGCGAGATCGAGATCGACTTGCCGGTCTCGACGCATCTGACCCAGCAGCACGGCTTCGTCCATGCCGGTGCGGTCGCGAGCATCGCCAATTCCGCCGCAGGCTATGCGGCGCTGACGACGATGCCGGCGGGGGTGGGCGTGCTGACGGCCGAGTTCAAGATCAACCTGCTTGCGCCGGCCGCCGGCGAGCGCCTGCTTGCCAAAGGCAAGGTGATCAAGGCCGGGCGCACCTTGACGCTCGCCATGGCCGAGGTTTTTGCGATCTCGGGCGGCGTCCCCAAGCTCTGTGCCATGCTGACCGCGACCTGCATGACGATCGCCGGGCGCGAGGGCGTGTCCGACTAG
- a CDS encoding type II toxin-antitoxin system RelE/ParE family toxin yields the protein MPRVVFAPAAVRDLERLRAFLRSKDPSAAKRAGETIIAGTQALGTHPRMGRLVEDLPEQYREWLIDFGDSGYVVRYRVDSDAVTILAVRHQKEAGS from the coding sequence ATGCCACGAGTAGTTTTCGCGCCTGCAGCGGTTCGCGATCTCGAGCGACTGCGCGCCTTCCTTCGCTCCAAGGACCCATCAGCCGCCAAACGGGCGGGCGAGACGATCATCGCAGGCACGCAAGCACTCGGCACGCATCCTCGCATGGGCCGGCTTGTCGAGGATCTACCCGAGCAATACCGGGAATGGCTCATCGATTTTGGGGATAGCGGATATGTGGTTCGCTATCGTGTTGACAGCGACGCTGTAACAATCCTCGCGGTGCGGCACCAAAAGGAAGCGGGATCATGA
- a CDS encoding CopG family ribbon-helix-helix protein — MAAVTSIKLDDELKGRVQNLAAARRRTSHWIMREAIEQYVAREEKHEALRQDTVKAWEEFQATGLRATADEVEKWLSSWGSENELPTPVCHE, encoded by the coding sequence ATGGCAGCGGTCACATCCATCAAGCTTGACGATGAACTGAAGGGCCGTGTGCAGAACCTGGCCGCGGCGCGTCGGCGCACGTCTCATTGGATCATGCGCGAGGCAATTGAGCAGTACGTGGCGCGTGAAGAGAAGCACGAAGCGTTGCGACAAGACACAGTTAAGGCCTGGGAGGAATTTCAAGCCACCGGCTTGCGCGCAACGGCTGATGAGGTCGAAAAGTGGTTGTCGAGTTGGGGGTCTGAAAACGAACTGCCCACGCCGGTATGCCACGAGTAG
- the mmsB gene encoding multiple monosaccharide ABC transporter permease: MSGKTLSETPVRPAGHHLKTGLRDYGMLMSLVAIMLFFQVMTGGTLLRPLNLTNLVLQNSFIVIMALGMLLVIVTGHIDLSVGSVAGAVGAVAAVLMVRYEMHFVPAALICLALGALIGAAQGYWVAYFKIPSFIVTLAGMLVFKGLALAILQGQSLGPFPATFQKLSSGFIPELMPEAGALYPTSLAIGAALAILLVVLNLKSRMRQQSHGVPVEPQGLFIAKNLAFSAIILYATYLIASYRGLPNVLVVMGVLIALYAFVTTRTSIGRQIYAVGGNARAAKLSGVRTEWLTFLTFVNMGVLAALAGLVFAARLNTATPKAGLGFELDVIAACFIGGASAYGGVGRVSGAVIGALIMGVMNNGMSILGIGIDYQQVIKGLVLLGAVCLDVYNQKR; the protein is encoded by the coding sequence TTGAGCGGCAAAACCTTGAGCGAAACACCTGTGCGTCCGGCGGGCCACCACCTGAAGACGGGCCTGCGCGACTACGGCATGCTGATGTCGCTGGTAGCGATCATGCTGTTCTTCCAGGTCATGACGGGGGGCACGCTGCTGCGGCCGCTGAACCTGACCAATCTCGTGCTTCAGAACAGCTTCATCGTCATCATGGCGCTGGGGATGCTGCTCGTCATCGTCACCGGCCATATCGACCTGTCGGTCGGTTCGGTGGCGGGCGCGGTCGGCGCGGTCGCCGCCGTGCTGATGGTGCGCTACGAGATGCATTTCGTGCCCGCCGCCCTGATCTGCCTGGCGCTGGGCGCGCTGATCGGCGCGGCGCAAGGCTATTGGGTCGCCTATTTCAAGATCCCGTCCTTCATCGTGACGCTGGCCGGCATGCTCGTCTTCAAGGGGCTGGCGCTGGCGATCCTGCAAGGCCAGTCGCTGGGGCCGTTCCCGGCGACCTTCCAGAAGCTGTCCTCGGGCTTCATCCCCGAGCTGATGCCCGAAGCCGGCGCGCTCTACCCGACCTCTCTGGCGATCGGGGCTGCGCTGGCGATCCTGCTCGTGGTGCTCAATCTCAAGAGCCGCATGCGCCAGCAGAGCCATGGCGTCCCGGTCGAGCCGCAGGGCCTCTTCATCGCCAAGAACCTCGCCTTCTCCGCGATCATCCTCTACGCGACCTATCTCATCGCCTCCTATCGCGGCCTGCCGAACGTGCTCGTGGTGATGGGGGTGCTGATCGCGCTCTATGCCTTCGTGACGACGCGCACCAGCATCGGCCGGCAGATCTATGCGGTCGGCGGCAATGCGCGCGCCGCCAAGCTTTCGGGCGTGCGCACGGAATGGCTGACCTTCCTGACCTTCGTCAACATGGGCGTTCTCGCGGCGCTCGCCGGCCTCGTCTTCGCGGCGCGGCTCAACACGGCGACGCCAAAGGCGGGGCTGGGCTTCGAGCTTGACGTGATCGCGGCCTGCTTCATCGGCGGCGCCTCGGCCTATGGCGGAGTCGGGCGTGTCTCGGGGGCGGTGATCGGTGCGCTGATCATGGGCGTGATGAACAACGGCATGTCGATCCTGGGCATCGGCATCGACTATCAGCAGGTGATCAAGGGCCTCGTCCTGCTGGGTGCGGTCTGCCTCGACGTTTACAATCAGAAGCGCTGA
- the mmsA gene encoding multiple monosaccharide ABC transporter ATP-binding protein, translating into MNPILAMRGISKAFAGVKALSEVSFSVEPGEIHAVVGENGAGKSTLMKVLSGVYPHGSYDGAIVFDGEERRFRDITESEALGIIIIHQELALIPLLSIAENIYLANPPTKFGVIDRGAVYRGALALLAKVGLNEAPDTRVIDLGVGKQQLVEIAKALSKDVRLLILDEPTASLNERDSEALLDLLVELRAQGISSILISHKLNEVARVADHITVLRDGRTVDTLDCRAGPVEEDRIIRSMVDRDLEHRYPKREPKIGQEKIGEVIFEVEGWTVFHPQDAGRRVIKGVDFQVRRGEIVGIAGLMGAGRTEFAMSVFGRSYGRHISGRARLEGREVDLSTVRRAVNAGLAYVTEDRKELGLILAEDIRKNMTLANLPAVAPGGIIDDMAELKVATGYRSRMGIRSASVYQETGQLSGGNQQKVVLSKWLFTEPKVLILDEPTRGIDIGAKYEIYCIINELADSGRGVIVISSEMPELLGICDRICVMNEGAFVGEFSAQDASQEKIMRAIMRNGEARA; encoded by the coding sequence ATGAATCCGATCCTGGCCATGCGCGGCATCAGCAAGGCGTTCGCTGGCGTCAAGGCCCTGAGCGAGGTTTCGTTTTCGGTTGAACCGGGCGAGATCCACGCTGTCGTCGGCGAGAACGGCGCCGGCAAATCGACCCTGATGAAGGTGCTGAGCGGCGTCTACCCGCACGGTTCCTATGACGGGGCCATCGTCTTCGATGGCGAGGAGCGGCGCTTCCGGGACATCACCGAATCCGAGGCGCTCGGCATCATCATCATCCATCAGGAGCTGGCGCTGATCCCGCTCCTGTCCATCGCCGAGAACATCTACCTGGCCAACCCACCCACCAAGTTCGGGGTGATCGACCGGGGCGCGGTCTATCGCGGCGCCCTGGCGCTGCTGGCCAAGGTCGGCCTGAACGAGGCGCCCGACACCCGTGTCATCGATCTCGGCGTCGGCAAGCAGCAGCTCGTCGAGATCGCCAAGGCGCTGTCCAAGGATGTCAGGTTGCTGATCCTGGACGAGCCGACCGCGAGCCTCAACGAGCGCGACAGCGAAGCGCTGCTCGACCTCCTGGTCGAGCTCAGGGCACAGGGCATCTCCTCGATCCTGATCTCGCACAAGCTCAACGAGGTCGCGCGCGTCGCCGACCATATCACCGTGCTGCGCGACGGGCGCACCGTCGACACGCTCGACTGCCGCGCCGGCCCGGTCGAGGAAGACCGCATCATCCGCAGCATGGTCGATCGCGATCTCGAGCATCGCTATCCCAAGCGCGAGCCCAAGATAGGCCAAGAGAAGATCGGCGAGGTGATCTTCGAGGTCGAGGGCTGGACGGTGTTCCATCCGCAGGATGCCGGGCGCCGCGTGATCAAGGGCGTGGATTTCCAGGTCCGGCGCGGCGAGATCGTCGGCATCGCCGGGTTGATGGGCGCGGGCCGGACCGAATTCGCGATGAGCGTGTTTGGCCGCTCCTATGGGCGCCATATCAGCGGCCGCGCCAGGCTGGAGGGTCGCGAGGTCGATCTGTCCACCGTGCGGCGCGCCGTCAATGCCGGGCTCGCCTATGTCACCGAAGACCGCAAGGAGCTTGGGCTCATCCTGGCCGAGGACATCCGCAAGAACATGACGCTGGCCAACCTGCCGGCGGTCGCTCCCGGCGGCATCATCGACGACATGGCCGAGCTCAAGGTGGCGACCGGCTATCGCTCGCGCATGGGGATCCGCAGCGCCAGCGTCTACCAGGAGACCGGCCAGCTTTCGGGCGGCAACCAGCAGAAGGTCGTGCTGTCGAAATGGCTCTTCACCGAGCCCAAGGTCCTGATCCTGGACGAGCCGACGCGCGGCATCGACATCGGCGCCAAATATGAAATCTACTGCATCATCAACGAGCTGGCGGATTCCGGGCGCGGTGTCATCGTGATCTCGTCGGAAATGCCGGAACTGCTGGGCATCTGCGACCGCATCTGCGTGATGAACGAGGGCGCTTTCGTCGGCGAATTCTCGGCGCAGGATGCAAGCCAGGAAAAGATCATGCGCGCCATCATGCGCAACGGGGAGGCCAGAGCATGA
- the chvE gene encoding multiple monosaccharide ABC transporter substrate-binding protein, whose product MTSGITKLLSALALGALAFAGPALAQSKPTVGIAMPTKSSARWIADGDNIVKVLKERGYNTDLQYAEDEIPNQLSQIENMVTKGAKVLVIAAIDGTTLSDILQQAAAAGTKVIAYDRLIRNSPNVDYYATFDNFKVGVLQAQTLVKGLGLPEAKGPFNIELFGGSPDDNNAYFFYDGAMSVLKPFIDSKQIVVASGQMGMDKVSTLRWDGATAQARMDNLLSAFYNNKRIDAVLSPYDGISIGILSSLKGVGYGSGSMKMPLVSGQDAEVPSVKSILAGEQYSTIFKDTRELAKVTADMVDAMLSGKEVPVNDTKTYTNGRKTVPSYLLTPVAVDKSNWEAILIASGYYKAGQIK is encoded by the coding sequence ATGACATCCGGGATCACCAAGCTACTGTCGGCTCTCGCGCTGGGCGCGCTCGCCTTTGCCGGGCCCGCGCTGGCGCAATCCAAGCCCACCGTCGGCATCGCCATGCCGACGAAATCATCAGCCCGCTGGATCGCCGACGGCGACAACATCGTGAAGGTGCTGAAGGAACGCGGCTACAATACCGATCTGCAATATGCCGAGGACGAGATCCCCAACCAGCTCTCGCAGATCGAGAACATGGTCACCAAGGGGGCGAAGGTCCTGGTGATCGCCGCCATCGACGGCACCACCCTGTCCGACATCCTGCAGCAGGCGGCCGCCGCCGGCACCAAGGTGATCGCCTATGACCGCCTGATCCGGAACTCACCGAATGTCGATTATTATGCGACGTTCGACAACTTCAAGGTCGGCGTCCTGCAGGCGCAGACGTTGGTGAAGGGGCTTGGCCTGCCCGAGGCGAAGGGGCCGTTCAACATCGAGCTCTTCGGTGGCTCACCGGACGATAACAACGCGTATTTCTTCTATGACGGGGCGATGTCGGTGCTGAAGCCCTTCATCGACTCCAAGCAAATCGTGGTGGCGAGCGGCCAGATGGGCATGGACAAGGTCTCGACCCTGCGCTGGGACGGCGCAACGGCCCAGGCGCGCATGGATAACCTGCTCAGCGCCTTCTACAACAACAAGCGCATCGACGCCGTGCTCTCGCCCTATGACGGCATCTCGATCGGCATCCTGTCCTCGCTGAAGGGCGTCGGCTACGGCTCGGGCTCGATGAAGATGCCGCTGGTTTCGGGCCAGGACGCGGAGGTTCCCTCGGTCAAGTCGATCCTCGCCGGCGAGCAGTATTCGACCATCTTCAAGGACACCCGCGAGCTCGCCAAGGTCACCGCCGACATGGTTGATGCCATGCTCAGCGGCAAGGAGGTGCCGGTCAACGACACCAAGACCTACACCAATGGCCGCAAGACCGTGCCGTCCTATCTGCTCACCCCGGTCGCGGTCGACAAGTCGAACTGGGAAGCGATCCTGATCGCCTCGGGCTACTACAAGGCCGGGCAGATCAAGTAA
- a CDS encoding SMP-30/gluconolactonase/LRE family protein, translated as MVSAAQAVTQAVLPAPVLLGETRCHLGEGPAYDAATDTAFWFDILGRKLFEADLGTGSVISHDLPLMASALALVDDERQIVSTESGLHLRSRRGGAMTLFRAVEADNRATRSNDARAHPGGAFWFSMMSKSAKAGAASIYALSGGEVVLLFSGLTIPNAICFSADGRQGFFADTAQNELYRVPLDPVTGLPREAPSSLALSDDGKGLDGAVIDREGLIWIARWGGARIDVLTDAGETIRSLAVPARQPSCPVFVGKAFDRLLVTSAWEGQDEATRAADPQGGATFVFSPGAVGKAEPRVRLGAH; from the coding sequence ATGGTGAGCGCGGCGCAGGCAGTCACCCAGGCAGTCCTGCCCGCTCCCGTGCTGCTGGGCGAAACACGCTGCCATCTCGGCGAAGGCCCCGCCTATGACGCCGCGACCGACACCGCGTTCTGGTTCGACATCCTGGGGCGCAAGCTGTTCGAGGCTGATCTGGGAACCGGCTCGGTGATCTCACACGATCTCCCGCTGATGGCCTCGGCGCTGGCCTTGGTCGACGACGAGCGCCAGATCGTCTCGACCGAGAGCGGGCTGCATCTGCGTTCGCGCCGGGGCGGCGCAATGACGCTGTTTCGTGCCGTCGAGGCGGACAACCGCGCGACACGCTCCAACGATGCGCGTGCGCATCCCGGCGGCGCGTTCTGGTTCAGCATGATGAGCAAGAGCGCAAAGGCCGGCGCCGCCTCGATCTATGCACTGTCGGGCGGCGAGGTCGTGCTGCTATTTTCCGGGCTGACGATCCCCAACGCGATCTGCTTCTCGGCTGACGGCCGGCAAGGGTTTTTCGCCGACACGGCGCAAAACGAGCTTTACCGTGTGCCGCTGGACCCGGTGACGGGGCTGCCGCGCGAGGCGCCTTCCTCGCTTGCCCTGTCCGATGACGGCAAAGGGCTCGACGGTGCCGTGATCGACCGCGAGGGGCTGATCTGGATCGCCCGCTGGGGCGGGGCGCGTATCGATGTCCTGACCGATGCAGGCGAAACGATCCGCAGCCTTGCCGTGCCGGCGCGCCAGCCGAGCTGCCCGGTCTTCGTCGGCAAAGCCTTCGATCGGCTTCTGGTCACCAGCGCGTGGGAGGGGCAGGATGAGGCCACCCGTGCCGCCGATCCGCAGGGCGGCGCGACATTCGTGTTCAGCCCCGGCGCGGTCGGAAAGGCGGAGCCGCGGGTCAGGCTGGGAGCGCACTGA